The genomic interval AGACCCTCTGCGCGATTACGAGCTGGAGAAAAAAATTCCTGAGCTGCAAAAGGTGTTTAAGGAGCAGAGCGAGTTTCTTACCGCTGCAGCAGATCGGATGGATGAGCTGGTTGGCGGCACGAGCGCCAGCACGACGATCTTAAGAACAACCTCCTATCAATTGAAGGATATTGGAAGCCGTACCGAGACGTTGACCTCACGGCTCAAAGGCTTCAAGGATAATGTGACCGCCCTCGGCACTTGGCTGCTTACCGTAAATCAACAGCCGCTTGAAATCGATTATTTGTTTTTCAAATCGCAGGACGTACCTGTGCCGAAGGTCAGTACTGGAATCATCGGGAAGTCTGTACATGAAGTGATGTCCTTTGCCAGATCGTTTTCCGAAGACTACAGCCACATCAGCAACGTCAAGCAAGGAGACAAGGAAGTAACCGTGTGGATTGCAGCAGGAAGAGATCAGGCTCAGCTGCTTCGGTCTATGATTGACAACACCTTTACGCCGCAAACCGGCATCTCAGTTAATTTACAGCTCGTGAATCCAGCAGTTGTTCTGCCGGCAACGCTAGCGGGGAAAGGCCCGGATATCGCGCTGACACAAGGCGATGTAATCAACTTTGCGATGCGGAACGCGCTTCAGGATTTATCCAGCTTCCCGGAATTTGAACAGATTAAGGACCGGTTTATGGATAGCGCTTTCGCAAGCTTTAAGTATCAGAACGGCGTGTTTGCTCTACCAGAAACACAATCGTTCCCAATGCTATTCTATCGCAAAGATATTTTGGAAGAGCTGCATTTGGACGTGCCGCAAACATGGGAGGATATGTACCGTATCATTCCCGAGCTCCAGAAGCACAACATGGATTTGGCGCTACCGCAAAATATCGTGTTTGAATCGATGCTCTATCAAAATGGCGGCCAATATTACCAAGAAGATGGCATTGCCACGGATCTTGATTCAGCCATTGGCATAGAATCGTTCCAAAAGTGGACGGAGCTGTATACCAACTATAAGCTGCCAATTGAATTTGATTTCATTAACCGTTTCCGCACAGGTGAGATGCCAATTGGTATTGCGGATTATACCACGTTCAATTTTTTGACGATTTTTGCCCCGGAAATTAGAGGCCAGTGGAGTTTTGTCGCGGTCCCGGGCACGAAGAGCGAGGCGGGGAAGGTTCGCCACGATACACTTAGCTCAGCTACAGGCACAGTGATGTTCAAAGACGCCAAAAATAAAGAAGCAGGCTGGTCGTTTATGAAATGGTGGACGGACACGGAGGCACAGGTCACGTTTGGGCGTGAGATGGAAGCGATATTAGGGGAATCGGCGCGATATGCAGCTGCGAATTTAGAAGCTTTGCAGCGTCTTCCATGGTCAGCAAAGGAAATGAATCAGTTGGTTGAAGAGCTGAACTGGGTTGTCGGCAGACCTGCTGTCCCAGGCGGCTATTCACTCGATCGGCACATCTATAATGCCTTTTACGAGGTGTACACCGACGGCAGCGAACCGCGTGAAACGCTGGAAAACTATGTCCGAACGATCAATCAGGAAATTACGATCAAGCGCGAAGAATTTGATTTGCCGACAAAGTAGAAGGGAGGGGTCCATATGATTCAGCTTGTTAAAAAAAGCAAGTTAAAATTGGACAGCAAAACGCTGCGGCCGCGGTTGAATCTGAAGTGGAAGGAAGTTTCGAAGAACAAGGTTTTATATGCCATGATTGCACCGTTCTTTCTGATCTTCTTCACCTTTACCGTCCTTCCCGTCTGCTTATCGCTGCTGGTCAGCTTCACTAACTTTAATATGCTGGAATTTCCGAAGTGGGTAGGCTGGCGCAATTACGCTCAATTGTTCGTTAGGGATGATGTGTTTCTAATCGCTCTAAAAAACACGTTGATCTTCGCCGCAATCACAGGACCTGTCAGTTATATCGCCTGTTTTGTGCTCGCGTGGATCATTAATGAGTTTCCGCCAAAGATTAGAGCTTTTGCGACGCTGGTTTTTTATGCGCCTGCCTTGTCAGGGAGCGCCTTTATCGTGTGGACGCTCTTGTTCAGCAGCGATTCCTATGGATATATCAATGCTTTCCTCCTCAAGTGGCATTTGATATTGGAGCCTATCCTTTGGCTCAAGACACCTAAATATATTCTTCCGATCATCATTATCGTTCAGCTTTGGCTCAGCCTTGGAACGAGTTTTCTTGCCTTTATCGCAGGGCTGCAAGGACTTGATAAAACATTATTCGAGGCGGGTGCGATCGATGGCATACGCAACCGCTGGCAGGAGCTTTGGTTCATTACGCTGCCTTCGATGAGGCCGATGCTGATGTTCGGCGCGGTCATCCAAATTACAGCTTCCTTCGGCGTTGCGGAGGTAGCGACTGCGCTCGCCGGGTTCCCAAGCGTGAAGTATGCGGGGCATACGATCGTTACGCATTTAATGGATTACGGCTCCATTCGCTTTGAGATGGGATACGCCTCAGCTATTGCGACCGTGCTGTTCGCAATGATGCTCGGCTCGAATCTCATTGTGCGTAGGCTGCTGGCGAAGGTCGGTGAGTAGCGATGATTACAATTCGTCTAAGAAAAAAAAGAATAAGCCGCTCATGGATGGGCGATGTCTTTCTGTTCTTGCTGCTTGCAGCAGTAGGATATTTTATGGCAATGCCGCTTGTATTTGTGATCAGCAATGCATTCAAGCCGATTAACGAAATTTTGAAGTTTCCGCCTGATTTTTTGGTCAAAAATCCTACATTCACTAACTTTACGGACTTATATCATCTGCTTTCCGGTTCATGGGTGCCTTTTACTCGTTACATTTATAACACTTTTTTTATTGCGATTGTTGGTACGGTCGGTCACGTGCTCATTGCTTCCCTCGCAGCTTATCCACTGGCGAAGCGGAAATTTCCAGGAAAGGGATTCCTTTTCACCATTGTAGTCCTATCACTAATGTTCTCAGCTACGGTTACTCAGATTACGAATTACATGACGATGTCATGGCTCGGTTTTCTGGATACCCACTGGGCGGTTATTATTCCGGCAATTGGCTCCTCGCTTGGGCTGTATCTTATGAAACAGTTTATGGAGCAAATACCGGATGCGCTGCTCGAAGCTGCACAGATTGATGGTTGCAGTGAAGTTCGCATTTTCTGGAGTGTCGTTATGCCTGTCGTCAAACCTGCATGGCTTACGCTAGTTATTTTTTCTTTCCAAGGTTTATGGGGGGCAGGCGGAGCAGCGGGCTCGATGTACATTTACAGTGAGCAGCTCAAAACAATTGATTACGCGTTAAGTCAGATTCTGGCGGGAGGCATCGCACGAACGGGTCCTTCGATGGCAGCAACATTGCTGCTGCTCACCGTTCCGATTCTCATCTTTGTGCTATCGCAGAGCAGCGTTATTCAAACGATGTCAACCTCCGGCATGAAAGAATGATGGGAAAGGGGAGGCTTACGTTGAATCGATTATGTAAATTTCTGCTGCTCTTCCCACTAATGCTGATCCTGGTTGGCATTTCGGTTCCAGTCTATGCTGCACCATATGATGGCTACAATTATTCGTGGTGGGGAGATCCTGAGCCAGCGCCTGTGCCGTACTTGCCAGTGAAGCAAATCGGCGGGGAGCAGTTAAGCTCCGGACCATTCAAATCGCCAGAGGACTTGTTCATAACCGCTGACAATCAGATCTATGTCGCGGATACAGGGAATAACCGCATTGTCGTGCTTGATGAGCAAGCAAGTGTAATTCAGACGATTGATGCTTTTGTGAATGGCAATAAAGCGGATAGCTTCTCAGCTCCGCAAGGAATCTTCGTACATTCAAATGGACATTTGTTCATTGCTGATACAGGAAACAAACGCATTGTTGAACTAACGAAGGAAGGCGAGCTGGTACGCGTCATTGGCGCTCCGGAGAGCGATGTGCTGGGCGGAAACTTTGTCTATGAGCCGATCAAGCTGGTCGGAGATTCAGCGGGTCGTTTATATGTTGTCGGAAAAGGCGTGTTCAATGGCATTATGCAGTTTGATTCCGGCGGCAAGTTCTCAGGGTTTATGGGCGTCAATAAAGTACGCTACAGTGCCGCGGATTTGTTCTGGAAGCGCGTCATGACGAAGGAGCAGCGTTCCAAAATGGTGCTCTTTATCCCTGTCGAATTCAACAACGTCGATATTGACAGTGAGGGCTTTGTTTATGCTACAACAAGCGAGGCATTCTCGGATACACCAGTAAAGCGTCTGAATCCATCTGGAACGGATGTGCTGAAGAGAACGGGCTACCAGCCTCCAAAAGGTGATATTCGATTCCGCACAGGAGGCACACGGCCCGGAACATCAGCTATTCAAAGCGTCGCTCTTGATCGAAATGGGATTTACAGCATTTTGGACAGTACACGCGGGAGAATCTTTACGTACGACAGAGAAGGCAAGCTGATGTATATTTACGGACTGCTTGGTGAGCAGGTTGGGACGTTTAAGACGCCAACCGACATTGACATGTTAGGCGATAAGATGATTGTGCTAGATAAAGGCTTGAATCAGCTGGTCATGTTTGAGCCAACGCGCTATGGAAAGGTGATTCGGGAAGCCGTTATTAATAATGATATTGGCGAGGAAGAAAAGTCGGTCGAGAAATGGCGCGAGGCTTTGCGATTAAACAACAATCTCGAAATCGCTTATTTGGGGATCGGGAAAGCGGAGCTCAGACAGGGACATAATTACGAAGCGATGAAGCATTTTGAGCTGGGCATGCACACGCAATATTATTCACGGGCTTTTGAACGTTACCGCAAGGATTTCATGTGGGAGCATTTCGGGAAAATTGCTGCAGTAGCGATAACAGCAGTCGTACTGCTCATCGCTGCGAGAGTGCTCATCAAGCGTAGAACAGCTGAGCCTGGCGTAGTGGGAATGGGCTGGTATACGATCTTCCATCCGTTTAATGGATTCTGGGAGCTGAAGTTCGAGCGAAAAGGGAAGATCTGGTTTGCTTTGCTGCTGCTGCTTATTCTATCACTTCTCTATGTACTCAAAAGGCAGTTTACCGGTTTTATCTTTAATCCAACGGTCAATGCAGAGAATGTAAACGTGCTTGATGAGATTAAATTTATTGTGCTCCCGTTTTTTCTATGGTGCATCGCCAACTGGTCGATGACGACGCTGATGGATGGCGAGGGGAAATTCAAAGAAATTGTAATGGCTACCGCCTATGCGCTTATTCCAGTTGTGCTGATGCAAATTCCACTCATTTTATTATCCAATGTCATTACGATTCAGGAAGGTTCGTTCTATCGATTGCTGGAGTCAATCGGCTTCTTGTGGTTTTTTGGATTGTTATTTGTCGGTATGCTTACCGTTCATCAGTACACGGTGGGGAAAACGGTCATTACGATGCTGCTAACGATGCTTGTGATGGGCATCATCATCTTCTTAGGCTTGCTTTTCTTCAGCTTAGCGCAGCAGATGCTTTCCTTCGCAGCTACGGTATACAAAGAAGCGATGTTTAGACTAGGGGAGGGATAATGCCATGTCAAAGCACAATACACGGAAATGGGTGGCATTGTCCCTGCTGCTTGCGATGCTGTCGCTGCCGGCTTGCACATCGGCAACGGTTAACAGCACCCTTACATCCGGGACGCCTAGTAAAGATTCCGCGGAAACGGATGCTTCGCTCCGTGCACTAGACGCGTCAGCTCAAGTGGAGCCTCGAATAGAAGGTCTTGATCCGGTGCTGGAGAACGATGCACTTCGGCTTTATATTAGCAAGGCTACTGCTGAAATCGCGGTCGTGGATAAAATAAGCGGGAACATATGGCGCTCGAATCCAGACAGCTCGGAGGATAAGCTTGCTTCACCGTATTTAAAGGGGAAATTATCCTCCCAAATCTCTTTCGTCTACCTCACGAAGAGCGGTCAGAACAAAGATTATGACAGCTATAACAACAGCGTGAAATTTAATCAGTTTGAAATTAAGCAAGCGGATAATGGGGTGACGGTCACCTATCAGTTCGGTGATCCGCAGAAAGGGCTTGAGTCCATACCGCAGAAGATAAACAAGGAGCGGTTCGAAGAAAGATTGCTGAAGCGATTGGAAGATCCAGCGGACCAAGAACAGCTGAAGGTTAGATACAAGCTAAATGAGGAGCAGGGTATTTACGAACGCCGAGAAATACCAAAAGCTGTCGTGAAAAAGCTATTGGCAATCTTTGAGAAGGCGGAATATACGGAAGAGGATTTTGCTATCGATAATGGTGAGGGAGACGGCGGCGGAGCAGCTGAAGAATCGGTTAAACCGAAATTTTCGGCAGCGATTGAATACACATTGGATGGCAGAGATCTAATCGCTTCAGTGGATACGTCGACCATCACTGAAGATACTCCGCCTTATCGGATTCATTCGATCAGTCTTCTAGAAAATTTCGGAGCTGCGGGCCAGAAGGATGACGGCTACCTCTTTCTTCCTGACGGGTCGGGAACGCTTATTAGGTTCAACACTGGAAATATCCAGGCGCAGCCTATCCTGATCCCGATATACGGTGAAGACAGCTCGATCTATGTAAATGAAAAGTTTAATACGCTTGAGCCAAACCGGTTGCCGGTATTCGGAATGAAAAAGAATGATGCAGCATTTCTTGCCATTATTGAGCAGGGGGAAGCGCTAGCCAAGCTTTCCGCGGATATAAGCGGGCGATTGCATGAGTTTAATACGATTGCTGCCCAGTTCATTATTTTGCCGAAGGACGAGGTGCGTTTAAGCAATAATGAGATCATGCACAAAACGCCAAAGGAGACGTACAAGGGGAATTTGAAAATTCGTTATTCCTTATTAAGCGGCGATGAGGCTGATTACTCAGGCATGGCAGCAAGCTATCGCACTTATCTGGAGAAGGCGGATGGGCTATCAAAGCTGAAAGCAGAAGGAGATGCGCCATTTTATATGGAGCTTGTTGGCAGCATCCCGAAAAAGAAAAACATGTTAGGTTTTCCTTATGAGGCTCTTGTGCCTTTAACGAATTTGAAGGAAGCTGAGCAGCTCGTTGATCAGCTTCACGGCAAGCAAATACAAAATATACGGCTGAGTTACAAGGGCTGGTTTAATGAAGGCTTAAATCATACGATAGCATCGAATATCGACATGGATAACGTGATAGGGAGCAAAGGCGATTGGAAGCGATTAGCGGAAAAGCTGCAGAAGAGCGGAGGTGGGTTTTATCCGGATGCAGCCTTCCAGCTTATCTATCAGAATTCCGGGAAATTTAGCCCGAGCAAAGACTCTGCCCAGTACATTTCTCGGCGCTATGCGAAAATTTATGAATTCGATCGCGCAGCATATTTTCGGCATAACGAGCTGTTGTCACACTTTTTGTTGACTCCAAGAAAGCTAAGTTCAACGGTCAGCGGTTTTCTGTCTGATTTCAAGAAGCTGAATCCTGGAGCTATTTCCTTGAGGGATCTGGGCTCTGAGCTTCATTCGGATTTTCGAAGAAATGCAGAGGTGACAAGAGAGGACGCAAAACGAATCGTTACAGATCAGCTCGAAGCCATTTCGGAGATGTCTCCAAGCATAATGGTCAATGGCGGCAATGCTTATGTTCTCCCGTATGTATCGCATATTCTAAACATACCGCAAAAAAGCAATGAATATCAGCTAGCCGGTGAGTCGATACCGTTTAACCAAATGGTGCTGCATGGTTATATCGAATATGCGGGAAAAGCATATAACATGGCTGATGAGCAAGACATTCGGGAAAGTGTACTGCGCTCGCTTGAAACGGGTTCAAATGTATACTTTAGCTGGTTCTATGAGGAGCCGTCCGTTCTTAAGGACACTCGATTCAGTTATCTTTATTCGAATGATTATGAGCAATGGTTTGATGAGGCTGTCGACGCTTATGGCGAAGTGAATGCAGTGCTGCGGCAGGTCCGCGGTCAGAGCATGATCAAGCACGAAAAGCTGGCGGAACGCACTTACAAAACCGTATATGAAAGCGGCTTAACGGTTTACGTAAATTACAGCGATTCCGTTGTTCAAACGGATGGTGTGACCATTGAAGCCCATGATTACATCGTTAAGGGGGGATAAGGATGTCGAAGAGACGAACACTGAGCTTGGAGCGCAAAAAGGAAATATACGGCGTGTTGTTCGTAACCCCTTGGCTGCTTGGATTCGTACTGCTGATGGTTATCCCATTCGTCCAGTCGCTTCAATTCAGCTTCCATAAGCTGACGCTTAATTCGGAAGGCTACTCGCTTCAATATGTCGGCCTTGAAAATTATCGCAACATCTTTTTCGTTGATGCGTGGTACGTTCGTTCCTTAACGGAAGCCGTTACGGTGATGGCATTAAACGTACCGCTCATTATTTTTTTCAGTTTATTTACAGCCACATTATTGGTGCAGAAATTCAAAGGGAGAATGCTTGCGAGAGCGATCATATTCCTGCCAGTCGTGTTAGCCTCAGGGGTTATAGCTAAGCTTGATAACGGCAATTTTCTAGCTCAAATGATCGGCTCCGCTTCAACCGACATGGAGGGCAACTATTCTGGACTGCGAAGCATTGAGCTAAGGCCGCTGCTCTTCCAAGCTGGTCTTAGCCGGGACATTGTGGAGTATTTGACTAGTGCGGTTGATCGAATCTACCAGATCATCAGCTCGTCTGGCGTCCAGATACTCATTTTTTTAGCGGGGCTGCAGTCGATCTCACCTTCTCTTTATGAAGCGGCGAAGATGGAAGGGGCCACAGGTTATGAAGCCTTCTGGAAAATAACATTTCCCATGATTTCGCCGCTCATTCTGACGAATGTGGTGTATACCATCATCGATTCCTTCTATGACAATAAAATGACGCAAATGATTCAGGACGCAGCTTTTGGTCGATTGGACTTTGGCGTCAGCTCGGCGATGTCATGGATTTACTTTCTAGTCATCTCGATCATTCTAGTCGTATCGACGTATCTGATTTCGAAGCGTGTATTCTACTATGACTAACAAGGAGGAAGAGATATGGAAGCTGAGACGAAGGTGAAAGGCCGCATCTCGGACTCTGCCTTAGTGCGGGCCGCAACGAGCTGGTACGATCGCCATAGCCCAGTTGAAAAAGCGAAGCATTGGCTTTGGATATTCATCCGTACCGTACTCATCGTCGGGATTTGTTTTATCATTTTGTATCCGATCATTACGAAGCTGTCCATCGCGTTGCGCGACAAGCAGGATATGTTCGATGCAACCGTCGTATGGCTGCCGCGGCATTTTACACTGGATAATATCAAAATCGTCATGGGTTATTTAAAATATTCGGAATCCGTCACTAACACGCTGCTGCTTAGCCTTGGGACGTCGCTGCTTCAACTCGCTTCCTGCGCACTGGCTGGTTATGGCTTTGCAAGGCTCAAGTTCCGGGGCAGCGCCATTTTGTTCGGAGTCGTCATCTTCACCATCGTTGTGCCGCCGCAAACGATTATGGTTCCTACGTATTTGCATTATCGCTTTTTTGATGTGTTTGGGCTCTATCATCTGTTCACGGGAAAAGATGGCGTGAATCTGCTGGAGAGCTTCTGGCCTTTCTTTATTTCTTCGGGGCTTGCGATGGGCTTGAAAAACGGTCTGTATATTTATATTTTCCGTCAATTTTTCCGCTCACTGCCGAAGGATTTGGAAGAGGCCGCGTATGTGGACGGAGCGGGCATTCCGGGTACCTTTGCAAGAGTCATGCTGCCTAATGCTGTACCTGCGATAGCTACGGTCATGCTGTTCTCGTTCATCTGGCAATGGAATGACAGCTACTTTGTAAATCTTTTTGCGCCAAATTATACCCTTCTAGCAAGAA from Paenibacillus sp. FSL K6-3182 carries:
- a CDS encoding carbohydrate ABC transporter permease, translated to MEAETKVKGRISDSALVRAATSWYDRHSPVEKAKHWLWIFIRTVLIVGICFIILYPIITKLSIALRDKQDMFDATVVWLPRHFTLDNIKIVMGYLKYSESVTNTLLLSLGTSLLQLASCALAGYGFARLKFRGSAILFGVVIFTIVVPPQTIMVPTYLHYRFFDVFGLYHLFTGKDGVNLLESFWPFFISSGLAMGLKNGLYIYIFRQFFRSLPKDLEEAAYVDGAGIPGTFARVMLPNAVPAIATVMLFSFIWQWNDSYFVNLFAPNYTLLARMLDLLPGAVRPEYVGGISHTSLYLNTGTLLGILPIFILYLFAQRYFVESIERTGLVG
- a CDS encoding carbohydrate ABC transporter permease yields the protein MITIRLRKKRISRSWMGDVFLFLLLAAVGYFMAMPLVFVISNAFKPINEILKFPPDFLVKNPTFTNFTDLYHLLSGSWVPFTRYIYNTFFIAIVGTVGHVLIASLAAYPLAKRKFPGKGFLFTIVVLSLMFSATVTQITNYMTMSWLGFLDTHWAVIIPAIGSSLGLYLMKQFMEQIPDALLEAAQIDGCSEVRIFWSVVMPVVKPAWLTLVIFSFQGLWGAGGAAGSMYIYSEQLKTIDYALSQILAGGIARTGPSMAATLLLLTVPILIFVLSQSSVIQTMSTSGMKE
- a CDS encoding DUF5696 domain-containing protein; amino-acid sequence: MSKHNTRKWVALSLLLAMLSLPACTSATVNSTLTSGTPSKDSAETDASLRALDASAQVEPRIEGLDPVLENDALRLYISKATAEIAVVDKISGNIWRSNPDSSEDKLASPYLKGKLSSQISFVYLTKSGQNKDYDSYNNSVKFNQFEIKQADNGVTVTYQFGDPQKGLESIPQKINKERFEERLLKRLEDPADQEQLKVRYKLNEEQGIYERREIPKAVVKKLLAIFEKAEYTEEDFAIDNGEGDGGGAAEESVKPKFSAAIEYTLDGRDLIASVDTSTITEDTPPYRIHSISLLENFGAAGQKDDGYLFLPDGSGTLIRFNTGNIQAQPILIPIYGEDSSIYVNEKFNTLEPNRLPVFGMKKNDAAFLAIIEQGEALAKLSADISGRLHEFNTIAAQFIILPKDEVRLSNNEIMHKTPKETYKGNLKIRYSLLSGDEADYSGMAASYRTYLEKADGLSKLKAEGDAPFYMELVGSIPKKKNMLGFPYEALVPLTNLKEAEQLVDQLHGKQIQNIRLSYKGWFNEGLNHTIASNIDMDNVIGSKGDWKRLAEKLQKSGGGFYPDAAFQLIYQNSGKFSPSKDSAQYISRRYAKIYEFDRAAYFRHNELLSHFLLTPRKLSSTVSGFLSDFKKLNPGAISLRDLGSELHSDFRRNAEVTREDAKRIVTDQLEAISEMSPSIMVNGGNAYVLPYVSHILNIPQKSNEYQLAGESIPFNQMVLHGYIEYAGKAYNMADEQDIRESVLRSLETGSNVYFSWFYEEPSVLKDTRFSYLYSNDYEQWFDEAVDAYGEVNAVLRQVRGQSMIKHEKLAERTYKTVYESGLTVYVNYSDSVVQTDGVTIEAHDYIVKGG
- a CDS encoding extracellular solute-binding protein → MLKVTRKTKRVVGALLALVLCLTIVSIYPASRSSGSDHILESTHAASALLEKKLANLPSAGNRYEEYAAEYANVPHPSLNQTIEAESFAAIEGMNAEKLEVYDGAETPVVETEDSGVIHWDVDVPEDGLYHMALRYFPVEGNTSPIERELRIDGEVPFEEASRLVFSRVWRNELAELEQDAKQNDLRPRQVESPQWQERVLRDAEGYYREPFSFYLSKGQHRISLVSLREPMIIDYLKLYQQEEIPPYEKVAQGYQEQGYSATNGLFIKLQGEDAAFKSNPSLYPLNDRSSPGTEPYHVSKIRMNTIGGVNWKIPGQWISWNLDIPEDGLYEFGLRYKQNTVRGVNVVRELSIDGKIPFKEAEAIPFRYDGAWQIGMPGEDGKPYLFYLTKGKHEIKLELTMGDLAEIIRMVRSSIQQLNALYLKIIMITSASPDPLRDYELEKKIPELQKVFKEQSEFLTAAADRMDELVGGTSASTTILRTTSYQLKDIGSRTETLTSRLKGFKDNVTALGTWLLTVNQQPLEIDYLFFKSQDVPVPKVSTGIIGKSVHEVMSFARSFSEDYSHISNVKQGDKEVTVWIAAGRDQAQLLRSMIDNTFTPQTGISVNLQLVNPAVVLPATLAGKGPDIALTQGDVINFAMRNALQDLSSFPEFEQIKDRFMDSAFASFKYQNGVFALPETQSFPMLFYRKDILEELHLDVPQTWEDMYRIIPELQKHNMDLALPQNIVFESMLYQNGGQYYQEDGIATDLDSAIGIESFQKWTELYTNYKLPIEFDFINRFRTGEMPIGIADYTTFNFLTIFAPEIRGQWSFVAVPGTKSEAGKVRHDTLSSATGTVMFKDAKNKEAGWSFMKWWTDTEAQVTFGREMEAILGESARYAAANLEALQRLPWSAKEMNQLVEELNWVVGRPAVPGGYSLDRHIYNAFYEVYTDGSEPRETLENYVRTINQEITIKREEFDLPTK
- a CDS encoding sugar ABC transporter permease, which gives rise to MSKRRTLSLERKKEIYGVLFVTPWLLGFVLLMVIPFVQSLQFSFHKLTLNSEGYSLQYVGLENYRNIFFVDAWYVRSLTEAVTVMALNVPLIIFFSLFTATLLVQKFKGRMLARAIIFLPVVLASGVIAKLDNGNFLAQMIGSASTDMEGNYSGLRSIELRPLLFQAGLSRDIVEYLTSAVDRIYQIISSSGVQILIFLAGLQSISPSLYEAAKMEGATGYEAFWKITFPMISPLILTNVVYTIIDSFYDNKMTQMIQDAAFGRLDFGVSSAMSWIYFLVISIILVVSTYLISKRVFYYD
- a CDS encoding sugar ABC transporter permease: MIQLVKKSKLKLDSKTLRPRLNLKWKEVSKNKVLYAMIAPFFLIFFTFTVLPVCLSLLVSFTNFNMLEFPKWVGWRNYAQLFVRDDVFLIALKNTLIFAAITGPVSYIACFVLAWIINEFPPKIRAFATLVFYAPALSGSAFIVWTLLFSSDSYGYINAFLLKWHLILEPILWLKTPKYILPIIIIVQLWLSLGTSFLAFIAGLQGLDKTLFEAGAIDGIRNRWQELWFITLPSMRPMLMFGAVIQITASFGVAEVATALAGFPSVKYAGHTIVTHLMDYGSIRFEMGYASAIATVLFAMMLGSNLIVRRLLAKVGE
- a CDS encoding YIP1 family protein — encoded protein: MNRLCKFLLLFPLMLILVGISVPVYAAPYDGYNYSWWGDPEPAPVPYLPVKQIGGEQLSSGPFKSPEDLFITADNQIYVADTGNNRIVVLDEQASVIQTIDAFVNGNKADSFSAPQGIFVHSNGHLFIADTGNKRIVELTKEGELVRVIGAPESDVLGGNFVYEPIKLVGDSAGRLYVVGKGVFNGIMQFDSGGKFSGFMGVNKVRYSAADLFWKRVMTKEQRSKMVLFIPVEFNNVDIDSEGFVYATTSEAFSDTPVKRLNPSGTDVLKRTGYQPPKGDIRFRTGGTRPGTSAIQSVALDRNGIYSILDSTRGRIFTYDREGKLMYIYGLLGEQVGTFKTPTDIDMLGDKMIVLDKGLNQLVMFEPTRYGKVIREAVINNDIGEEEKSVEKWREALRLNNNLEIAYLGIGKAELRQGHNYEAMKHFELGMHTQYYSRAFERYRKDFMWEHFGKIAAVAITAVVLLIAARVLIKRRTAEPGVVGMGWYTIFHPFNGFWELKFERKGKIWFALLLLLILSLLYVLKRQFTGFIFNPTVNAENVNVLDEIKFIVLPFFLWCIANWSMTTLMDGEGKFKEIVMATAYALIPVVLMQIPLILLSNVITIQEGSFYRLLESIGFLWFFGLLFVGMLTVHQYTVGKTVITMLLTMLVMGIIIFLGLLFFSLAQQMLSFAATVYKEAMFRLGEG